A portion of the Clupea harengus chromosome 18, Ch_v2.0.2, whole genome shotgun sequence genome contains these proteins:
- the LOC105903118 gene encoding fatty acid-binding protein, intestinal-like codes for MTFNGAWKVDRGENYDKFMEQMGINIMKRKLAEHDNLKITITQTGDQFHIKESSTFRTKEIDFTLGAQFEYALADGTEVTGSWNMEGEMLKGTFTRKDNSKVLTTTRALVNGELVQSYNYEGVDAKRIFKKE; via the exons ATGACTTTCAACGGAGCTTGGAAAGTAGACCGCGGTGAAAACTACGACAAATTCATGGAACAAATGG GCATTAACATCATGAAGAGGAAACTGGCTGAGCATGACAACCTGAAAATCACCATCACACAGACTGGGGACCAGTTCCACATCAAGGAGTCCAGCACCTTCCGCACCAAAGAGATCGACTTCACCCTGGGGGCTCAATTTGAATACGCTCTGGCGGACGGAACAGAAGTAACA GGTTCCTGGAACATGGAGGGTGAGATGCTGAAAGGGACCTTCACCAGGAAGGACAACAGCAAGGTCCTCACCACCACCAGAGCTCTGGTGAATGGGGAACTGGTTCAG AGTTACAACTATGAGGGGGTGGATGCCAAGAGGATTTTCAAGAAGGAGTAA